A genomic window from Treponema maltophilum ATCC 51939 includes:
- a CDS encoding type II toxin-antitoxin system RelE family toxin, with the protein MWEIVYHPEAKQELKALDGAQQKIVLKAITKVAQNPESNVKGGYGKPLGNKGGNNLTGLFKIKLKGSGLRIVYKLEQTDLDNIMKIIVISVRQDNEVYEIAAKRESR; encoded by the coding sequence ATGTGGGAAATAGTTTATCATCCGGAAGCAAAACAAGAGTTGAAAGCATTGGACGGAGCACAACAAAAAATAGTATTGAAAGCTATAACTAAGGTTGCACAAAATCCGGAATCTAATGTGAAAGGTGGTTATGGTAAACCATTGGGAAATAAAGGTGGAAATAATTTAACCGGATTATTCAAGATTAAACTAAAAGGATCAGGACTAAGAATAGTTTATAAGTTGGAACAAACTGATTTAGACAATATAATGAAAATTATTGTGATTTCTGTACGACAGGATAATGAGGTATATGAAATTGCAGCCAAAAGAGAGTCAAGATAA
- a CDS encoding type II toxin-antitoxin system Phd/YefM family antitoxin, with translation MNAVNSINILDSIIPISRFNKGEANRIFTEVKNDGIRIVVKNNTPECVLISPQDYQALIEQYEDALLMAEANNRLSNNVKYISHTDLLTDLNINEQELENIDIELE, from the coding sequence ATGAATGCAGTAAATTCTATTAATATATTAGATTCCATAATTCCTATAAGCCGTTTTAATAAAGGTGAGGCAAATAGAATATTTACAGAAGTAAAAAATGACGGAATAAGAATTGTTGTAAAAAATAATACTCCGGAATGCGTTCTGATAAGTCCTCAAGATTATCAAGCGCTGATTGAACAATATGAAGATGCTTTATTGATGGCTGAAGCAAACAATAGATTATCAAATAATGTAAAGTATATTTCACACACCGATCTTCTTACTGATTTAAACATAAATGAACAAGAACTGGAAAACATTGATATCGAATTGGAGTAA
- a CDS encoding type II toxin-antitoxin system PemK/MazF family toxin: MTHGEIWLIDFGLPVGSLPAKVRPAVVMQNDLLGIKHLNTVVVIPFTSNLVSSD, from the coding sequence ATGACACATGGTGAGATATGGCTTATAGATTTTGGACTTCCTGTTGGCAGTCTTCCGGCAAAAGTGCGTCCGGCTGTTGTAATGCAAAATGATTTGCTTGGAATAAAGCATTTGAATACTGTTGTTGTGATTCCATTTACCTCAAATCTTGTATCTTCTGATTGA
- a CDS encoding alpha/beta fold hydrolase produces the protein MNKTRKTVIKNNKISHISEFNLGGFSQKVLVEGKRDDLPILITLHGGPGTPIPLCVGCRGMFPEFTDNFITVCWDQLGCGINNYKIDDNFTINRFVQMTCDLIDSIKKEFPNNKLFIFSASWGSILSLSVAEKKSKVIDGVLAIGQIVKNIFYNEEVYNALKESGVSERIITRIKNTNIDNIKSKDLQLVSCLLRKKTNAYNNKKSKPLEIGKIILGLFQSPDYTFKDFKAMFINGYKDSISLWNEILHIDLSEKLKNVSVPYYILQGETDIVSPTKIIKELCESSGNKNLHYRVVGNSGHLPNKEMMEELFKVLLSIKG, from the coding sequence ATGAATAAAACCAGAAAAACAGTCATAAAAAATAATAAAATTTCACATATTTCAGAATTCAATTTAGGCGGATTTTCGCAAAAGGTTTTAGTTGAAGGCAAACGGGATGATTTGCCGATATTAATAACGTTGCATGGAGGCCCGGGAACGCCGATTCCTCTTTGTGTGGGTTGCAGAGGAATGTTTCCTGAATTTACCGATAATTTTATTACGGTTTGTTGGGATCAGCTCGGTTGTGGAATCAATAACTATAAAATTGACGATAATTTCACAATAAACCGGTTTGTTCAGATGACCTGCGATTTAATTGATTCTATAAAAAAAGAATTTCCGAACAATAAATTATTTATTTTCAGTGCATCATGGGGAAGCATATTAAGTTTATCGGTCGCTGAAAAAAAATCAAAAGTGATTGACGGAGTTTTGGCGATAGGACAAATTGTAAAAAATATTTTCTACAACGAAGAAGTGTATAATGCATTGAAAGAAAGCGGCGTTTCGGAACGGATAATAACTAGGATAAAAAATACGAATATCGATAATATAAAAAGTAAAGATTTGCAATTAGTATCCTGTTTGCTAAGAAAAAAGACGAATGCATACAATAATAAAAAATCAAAGCCCCTGGAAATCGGAAAAATTATTTTAGGTTTATTCCAATCGCCTGATTATACATTTAAAGATTTCAAAGCTATGTTTATAAACGGCTATAAAGATAGTATTTCTTTGTGGAACGAAATTCTTCATATTGATTTATCTGAAAAATTAAAGAATGTAAGTGTTCCGTATTATATTTTACAGGGAGAAACCGATATAGTTTCCCCTACAAAAATTATAAAGGAACTTTGTGAAAGTTCGGGTAATAAAAATTTACACTATAGAGTAGTAGGAAATTCAGGTCATTTGCCGAACAAAGAAATGATGGAAGAACTTTTTAAAGTTTTATTAAGTATAAAAGGATAA
- a CDS encoding MATE family efflux transporter — MDSKELRRLNILTKPIFPLLVKTSIPTIIGMLISVIYNLTDTFFVGRLHNRSMIAAIGIVFSFVSIIQAIGFWFGYGSGNAMSKKIGEKDYAEAEILSSIGIVIAIITGVVIAIGASIFILPLSKLIGGSASEDVLTFTVQYLRIIIISIPFSLYALTVYNQLRLCGNVRDGMIGLLSGMLCNMVLDPLLMFPLNMGFIGAGYATLIGQIVGCVVLTVLAKRHGNIPFSIKKAHCNKNRIYHIIAGGLPNFSRQAITSVALVLLNVTAARYGESMIAALTISSRVAALAYMIMIGWAQGFQPMCAMNYGAEQYERVKKAFIITVAVGTIFLTASSIILFFFAEHCIGLMSADDEVVSAGVTILRMQCFSLPFLAFFAASSMLMQNIGNYFSALFISVSRQGFFFIPLLYILSALYGKTGIYLLQPICDFLSFLLAAGVVYKTARNPSR; from the coding sequence ATGGATTCAAAAGAGCTGAGACGCTTGAATATTTTAACAAAACCGATTTTCCCGCTGTTGGTTAAAACATCAATTCCGACAATAATCGGTATGTTGATCAGCGTTATATATAATTTAACCGATACCTTTTTTGTCGGACGCTTGCATAACAGATCGATGATTGCGGCAATCGGTATTGTGTTCAGCTTTGTGAGCATTATTCAGGCAATCGGTTTTTGGTTCGGCTACGGCAGCGGCAATGCAATGTCGAAAAAAATCGGAGAAAAAGACTATGCGGAAGCGGAAATCCTTTCGTCGATAGGCATTGTCATTGCAATTATAACCGGCGTTGTGATTGCAATCGGAGCAAGTATTTTTATTCTACCGCTTTCAAAACTCATAGGCGGAAGTGCATCCGAAGATGTACTCACATTTACCGTGCAGTATTTACGGATCATTATCATCAGCATTCCGTTCAGCTTATACGCATTGACGGTTTACAATCAGCTGCGCTTGTGCGGAAACGTACGCGACGGAATGATAGGCTTACTTTCCGGCATGCTCTGCAATATGGTGCTCGATCCGCTGTTGATGTTTCCGCTTAACATGGGATTTATCGGCGCGGGATACGCAACGCTCATCGGCCAGATTGTCGGCTGCGTCGTTCTGACCGTACTTGCGAAAAGGCACGGGAATATTCCTTTCAGTATAAAAAAAGCTCACTGCAATAAAAATCGCATCTATCACATTATTGCGGGAGGGCTTCCTAATTTTTCACGGCAGGCGATTACTTCTGTTGCATTGGTTTTACTCAATGTTACGGCGGCACGCTACGGCGAAAGCATGATAGCGGCTTTAACGATAAGTTCACGGGTTGCCGCTTTGGCGTATATGATTATGATCGGCTGGGCTCAGGGCTTTCAGCCTATGTGCGCGATGAATTACGGTGCCGAACAATATGAAAGAGTAAAAAAAGCTTTTATAATTACCGTTGCAGTCGGCACAATTTTTTTAACAGCGTCATCGATAATTTTATTTTTTTTTGCCGAACACTGTATCGGGCTTATGTCCGCCGATGATGAGGTGGTTTCCGCCGGAGTTACGATACTGCGGATGCAATGTTTCTCCCTGCCGTTTTTAGCCTTTTTTGCCGCAAGCAGTATGCTCATGCAGAATATCGGCAATTATTTTTCGGCGCTTTTCATATCCGTTTCACGACAAGGATTCTTTTTCATTCCGCTTTTATATATTCTGAGCGCCCTCTACGGAAAAACCGGCATTTACCTGCTGCAGCCGATCTGTGATTTTTTATCGTTTTTACTTGCCGCTGGGGTAGTGTACAAAACCGCCCGCAATCCGAGCCGGTAA
- a CDS encoding PEP/pyruvate-binding domain-containing protein has protein sequence MILDFAQIHKDDILRAGGKGANLGEMTAAGINVPKGFVITAEAYREFLKENKIDEFISRALAEAQADERALLSAAGEFRKKIIAGHFPAQSEKEIREKYAELGESARVAVRSSATAEDLPDASFAGQQETYLNVQGIEDVLIYIRQCYASLWGDRAVSYRFNQGYNQSTVAIAVIIQEMVESEKAGVLFTLNPVTQNKDEMQINASYGLGESIVSGRVTADSYIVNKAGDIIEVNIGSKETQIVYDDKNTKEEPVSEAKRIARALNDTEIAGLVSAALNIEKHYGMPMDIEWAIQNNKIYILQARAITALKNNDDEKLIQKYIQKKPLPKSTKEFIAFQLEKMPFAYRALDFDYMSAINNQKARIFAEGGLVFNSNPVIDDDGIQTLPNNKKGLTPNIVHIFKIIRMLKNFDYCSKVCKEFMTHYEQEMEGIKTLHFENMSLAECGTFMERSYELLQQLAYDRFKYALFPSSLMSKKFTKIIKHVDKNCSAFDFYWQLNNRTAVVTNDISRIADEIKKNAALTEAVLSGEKFKTLCAGFPEFKRLADDFINCNGFKSDYNCYCIEAKTFIEDPDRLVNIVRPLLSTPDASDQDSHNNRNYTTLMQKLRNIYGAEYPRIEHDVRNFRYFHVVREESQYLWETLFYYVRQCVKRINMLLLNSEDYKHGIANLFHRELTEVLKAGRLTDVYKEKIARRNEKFPLAEKVWEASKLLVFDSTGAVLKGVSGSPGTVVGKVRIIRKPEEFYKMQKGDVLVCHLTDPEWTPLFKLASAVVADTGSALSHAAIVAREFNIPAVLGVGFATTRFKDGDMITVDGNAGEVRSDVNMGAAV, from the coding sequence ATGATACTTGATTTTGCGCAGATACATAAGGATGACATATTAAGGGCCGGCGGTAAAGGTGCCAACCTCGGCGAAATGACCGCTGCGGGAATAAATGTGCCGAAAGGCTTTGTCATTACGGCAGAGGCGTATCGGGAATTTTTGAAAGAAAATAAAATTGACGAATTTATTTCGCGCGCTCTCGCAGAAGCGCAAGCGGATGAACGGGCATTGCTGTCCGCAGCGGGAGAATTTCGGAAAAAAATTATAGCAGGACATTTTCCCGCTCAATCGGAAAAAGAGATAAGAGAGAAATACGCTGAGCTCGGAGAATCGGCAAGAGTTGCGGTGCGCTCATCGGCAACGGCGGAAGATTTACCCGATGCGAGTTTTGCAGGACAGCAGGAAACTTATTTGAATGTGCAAGGCATAGAGGATGTATTGATTTACATACGTCAGTGCTACGCTTCGCTGTGGGGAGACAGGGCGGTAAGCTATCGTTTTAATCAGGGATATAATCAAAGCACTGTTGCGATTGCCGTTATCATTCAGGAAATGGTAGAAAGTGAAAAAGCCGGTGTTTTGTTTACGCTTAATCCGGTAACGCAAAACAAAGATGAAATGCAGATCAACGCAAGTTACGGATTGGGTGAAAGTATCGTTTCGGGACGCGTAACGGCGGATAGTTATATCGTGAATAAGGCGGGCGATATAATCGAAGTAAACATCGGGAGCAAAGAAACACAAATCGTCTATGACGATAAAAATACAAAGGAAGAACCGGTAAGCGAAGCAAAAAGAATAGCGCGGGCATTGAATGATACCGAGATTGCGGGTCTTGTGAGCGCGGCGTTAAACATAGAAAAGCACTACGGTATGCCGATGGATATTGAATGGGCAATACAAAACAATAAAATATATATTTTGCAGGCACGCGCAATAACGGCCTTAAAGAACAATGATGATGAAAAACTCATTCAAAAATATATTCAAAAGAAGCCCTTACCGAAAAGTACAAAAGAATTTATAGCGTTTCAACTTGAAAAAATGCCCTTTGCGTATCGGGCGCTCGATTTTGACTATATGTCGGCAATTAATAATCAAAAAGCACGGATATTTGCGGAAGGAGGTCTCGTTTTTAATTCAAATCCGGTAATTGATGACGACGGTATCCAGACACTTCCGAACAATAAAAAGGGTTTGACGCCGAATATCGTCCATATCTTTAAAATAATACGCATGCTTAAAAACTTCGACTATTGTTCCAAAGTGTGCAAAGAATTTATGACTCATTATGAACAAGAGATGGAAGGCATCAAAACGTTGCATTTTGAAAATATGAGTTTAGCGGAGTGCGGTACGTTTATGGAACGGAGTTATGAACTGCTTCAACAGCTTGCGTATGACAGATTTAAATACGCGTTATTTCCGTCTTCTTTGATGAGCAAAAAATTCACCAAAATAATCAAACATGTAGATAAAAATTGTTCCGCATTTGATTTCTATTGGCAGCTCAACAATAGAACCGCCGTTGTTACAAACGATATTTCCCGCATAGCCGATGAGATAAAGAAAAATGCCGCTCTAACGGAAGCCGTACTGTCCGGAGAAAAATTCAAAACCCTGTGTGCAGGCTTCCCCGAATTTAAACGGCTTGCAGATGACTTTATAAATTGCAACGGTTTTAAGTCGGACTACAACTGCTATTGCATCGAAGCAAAAACGTTTATCGAAGATCCCGACAGGCTTGTCAATATTGTACGTCCGCTTTTAAGCACCCCTGACGCATCCGATCAGGATTCCCATAATAATAGAAATTATACGACTTTAATGCAGAAACTGCGGAACATCTATGGAGCCGAATACCCGCGTATAGAACACGATGTACGGAACTTTCGATACTTTCATGTTGTCCGCGAAGAATCACAGTATCTGTGGGAAACGCTCTTTTATTATGTCAGACAGTGTGTAAAGCGGATAAATATGCTGTTGTTAAACAGTGAAGATTATAAACACGGGATTGCCAATCTTTTTCACCGTGAATTAACGGAAGTGCTGAAAGCAGGCCGGCTAACCGATGTCTATAAAGAAAAGATCGCAAGACGGAATGAGAAATTCCCGCTTGCGGAAAAGGTGTGGGAAGCATCAAAATTACTGGTGTTTGATTCGACAGGTGCCGTGCTGAAAGGGGTAAGCGGCAGTCCGGGGACTGTTGTAGGAAAGGTCCGTATTATCCGCAAGCCTGAAGAATTTTATAAGATGCAAAAAGGCGATGTGCTCGTATGCCATCTTACCGATCCCGAATGGACGCCGCTTTTTAAACTTGCAAGCGCTGTCGTTGCGGATACCGGTTCCGCTCTCAGCCATGCGGCAATCGTTGCACGGGAATTTAACATACCGGCGGTACTGGGTGTCGGTTTTGCCACCACACGATTTAAGGACGGCGACATGATTACGGTCGACGGAAATGCCGGAGAGGTGCGGAGCGATGTAAACATGGGCGCCGCTGTGTAG
- a CDS encoding TetR/AcrR family transcriptional regulator codes for MAKAFTEQERIQIKKKILETALDLFHDKGTKALSIAELTKRAGIAQGSFYNFWRNKDALVMELFAYRSVQKLRTVEKRFSASLANPAEFLADSIYEFLVDLMIKIQNQPIYRDAFKVFEAKDRNEVHGIESLYDDFLTRLIQYWEQNGVIKRANKKGLLNAFTGSFLLCSHYYQFDTAYFKEVLRTFISGIVNKYIER; via the coding sequence GTGGCAAAAGCGTTTACCGAACAAGAACGGATTCAAATAAAAAAGAAGATTCTGGAAACTGCACTCGATTTATTTCACGATAAAGGAACAAAGGCTTTGAGTATAGCGGAGCTGACAAAACGTGCCGGTATTGCGCAGGGAAGTTTTTATAATTTTTGGCGGAATAAAGATGCATTGGTTATGGAACTCTTTGCGTATCGCTCGGTTCAAAAATTACGCACGGTTGAAAAGAGATTTTCAGCTTCGCTTGCAAATCCGGCGGAATTTCTTGCGGACAGCATATACGAATTCTTAGTCGATCTTATGATAAAAATTCAAAACCAGCCGATCTATAGGGATGCGTTTAAGGTATTCGAAGCAAAAGACCGGAATGAAGTTCATGGGATTGAAAGTCTGTATGATGATTTTTTAACAAGGCTTATACAATATTGGGAACAAAACGGCGTAATTAAGCGGGCGAATAAAAAAGGCTTATTGAATGCGTTTACCGGAAGTTTTTTATTATGTTCTCATTACTATCAGTTTGATACGGCGTATTTTAAAGAAGTGCTACGGACATTTATATCCGGAATAGTAAATAAGTATATAGAAAGATAA
- a CDS encoding YciI family protein, giving the protein MAYVYLMDNKKALNLETVKKHVQYLKKLDDLGKLVLCGPFTDYDGGMVILECKNIEEARAIAESDPFIKEGYKTFELRTLGIANKENNYGL; this is encoded by the coding sequence ATGGCTTATGTGTACTTAATGGACAACAAAAAAGCATTAAACTTGGAAACAGTAAAAAAACATGTTCAATATTTGAAAAAATTGGATGATTTGGGAAAGCTTGTATTATGCGGACCGTTTACCGACTATGACGGCGGAATGGTAATATTGGAATGTAAAAACATTGAAGAAGCAAGAGCGATTGCGGAGTCCGACCCTTTTATAAAAGAAGGATATAAGACCTTTGAGCTGCGAACCTTAGGTATTGCAAATAAAGAAAATAATTACGGGCTGTAA